One segment of Pseudomonadota bacterium DNA contains the following:
- a CDS encoding ABC transporter ATP-binding protein yields the protein MSGEVVIRVQGLKTQFGSQVIHDGLHIEVPKGEVLGVVGGSGTGKSVLLRTIIGLITPRRGSVEVLGLDWRGASSLARRKLQSRYGVLFQDGALFSSLTVLENIQVPMREHLDLSKVFLDELAALKIAMVGLPTEAANKYPSELSGGMRKRAGLARALALDPEILFLDEPTAGLDPIGAAAFDSLISDLQKSLGLTVFMVTHDLDSLAAICDRIAVLVERKVRLGTMAEHMEDDHPWIHDYFHGPRARAAGMKFGDE from the coding sequence GTGTCTGGCGAAGTTGTTATCCGTGTTCAGGGGCTTAAAACACAATTTGGATCTCAGGTTATTCATGATGGGCTTCATATTGAGGTTCCTAAGGGCGAAGTTCTTGGTGTGGTTGGTGGTTCTGGTACGGGCAAATCGGTATTGCTGCGAACTATTATTGGACTAATAACGCCCCGCCGCGGCAGTGTAGAAGTGTTAGGGCTTGATTGGAGGGGAGCCAGTTCGCTAGCACGGCGGAAGTTACAATCGCGATACGGAGTTTTATTTCAGGATGGTGCGCTGTTTTCGTCACTAACTGTCCTGGAAAACATTCAGGTGCCAATGCGTGAGCACTTAGACCTTTCAAAGGTTTTTTTAGATGAGTTAGCAGCGTTGAAAATAGCAATGGTCGGATTACCCACTGAGGCCGCCAATAAATACCCATCAGAGCTGTCTGGTGGTATGCGCAAAAGAGCTGGGTTGGCGCGCGCACTTGCGCTTGATCCTGAGATATTATTTTTGGACGAGCCAACAGCTGGCCTTGATCCTATTGGAGCCGCAGCATTTGACTCTCTCATTTCAGATTTACAAAAAAGTCTCGGTTTAACCGTGTTCATGGTCACTCACGACCTTGACAGTCTGGCGGCTATCTGCGACCGAATTGCGGTATTGGTCGAAAGGAAAGTTAGGCTGGGTACAATGGCTGAGCACATGGAGGATGATCATCCCTGGATCCACGATTATTTTCATGGGCCCAGGGCTCGTGCTGCAGGCATGAAGTTTGGGGATGAATAG
- a CDS encoding MlaD family protein — METRANYIVVGAFTLLIMIGSVVAIIWMAGVNIDEEFAYYDIYFEGSVTGLKPGNPVRYRGIPVGVISEIRIDSKNVERVRVTIEIPETTPIKSDTFASMEFQGITGVGYVQISGGTNSAPRLKKRPDEPRPEIPAKASQLQELFESAPELITRVTALVDRFNLLFNTRNRENFGSTLENIEKVTRTIANRSDEIDKVLTSASGTMSELRAAAADARETMAELKRGVDAIMPQTSTLITNVNELTVEAKDLSGRIGNEIDGVGAEAKIALAEVRGVLKDFGQAARTLSELVEANREPVDAFASSGLYELTQMLTEARVLMGALTRIAAQIERDPARFLFGQTKPGVEVK, encoded by the coding sequence ATGGAAACTAGGGCTAATTACATTGTTGTCGGTGCCTTCACTCTGCTGATAATGATCGGTTCGGTTGTCGCGATAATCTGGATGGCTGGGGTGAATATCGATGAGGAATTCGCTTATTACGATATTTATTTCGAAGGTTCGGTTACTGGTTTGAAGCCCGGAAACCCTGTGAGGTACCGTGGAATTCCGGTTGGGGTTATATCAGAAATACGAATTGACTCAAAAAATGTAGAACGAGTGCGGGTAACAATAGAGATACCGGAGACAACGCCCATAAAAAGTGATACTTTCGCATCAATGGAATTTCAAGGAATTACCGGGGTAGGATACGTCCAAATTTCGGGTGGCACAAATTCCGCCCCGCGGCTAAAAAAAAGACCCGACGAACCTAGGCCGGAAATTCCCGCGAAAGCGTCTCAATTACAAGAACTTTTCGAGTCTGCGCCAGAATTGATCACACGTGTTACAGCACTGGTGGACCGTTTTAATTTGCTTTTTAATACCCGGAATCGTGAAAATTTTGGAAGCACTTTGGAAAATATAGAGAAGGTTACACGCACGATCGCCAACCGCTCAGATGAAATAGATAAAGTTCTAACCAGTGCCTCGGGCACAATGAGTGAATTGCGTGCAGCTGCCGCCGATGCGCGAGAGACTATGGCAGAGTTGAAGAGGGGTGTTGATGCAATAATGCCTCAGACAAGCACTCTAATAACAAACGTAAATGAACTCACAGTTGAAGCGAAAGACCTTAGCGGCAGAATCGGAAATGAAATAGATGGTGTCGGCGCAGAAGCGAAGATTGCCTTAGCTGAAGTGCGAGGGGTTCTAAAAGACTTTGGGCAAGCGGCACGAACTTTAAGTGAGCTTGTCGAGGCTAATAGAGAACCCGTTGATGCTTTTGCTTCTTCTGGGTTGTATGAATTGACGCAAATGTTGACCGAGGCACGAGTATTGATGGGCGCTTTAACAAGAATAGCTGCGCAAATTGAACGTGATCCTGCTCGTTTCCTTTTCGGTCAGACTAAGCCAGGGGTTGAAGTTAAATGA
- a CDS encoding NTP transferase domain-containing protein: protein MAEIPNKHSFGGYIRDLRIGRCLGQRELARTVGVSASYLNDIEKNKRPAPRIEIVKALAQTLDADSEIINDLAGISKDVLPPDVEEFIGDKRELISLLRLIKAYNLSGDDILELGKFMTSSNAKAIVIAAGLGSRLKGYTEELPKCMLKFGEKTLLERQVDTYRECGIKNISVIRGYKKEKINYPDLRYYENSDFENNNILNSLFYAEEELCGNVVVAYSDIMFDAAVVRRLLEAQADISIVVDIDWQGYYVGRNDHPIEEAENVIFNANNEVVKIGKILTEKDDVHGEFIGMLKLSPRGAEILKRHFHRAKKMFWDKPYQRAKVFQKAYITDIIQDMVDLGVPVHCVIIERGWREIDTVEDYEKALKEFEA from the coding sequence ATGGCGGAGATACCTAACAAACACTCATTTGGTGGGTACATTAGAGATTTGCGAATTGGAAGGTGCCTCGGTCAACGTGAGTTAGCACGGACCGTTGGCGTATCTGCTTCCTACCTAAACGATATTGAAAAAAATAAACGACCGGCACCGCGCATAGAAATAGTTAAGGCCTTAGCTCAAACACTTGACGCTGATTCTGAAATAATAAATGACCTTGCGGGTATCTCGAAGGATGTTTTGCCGCCAGATGTTGAAGAGTTTATTGGGGATAAACGCGAGCTCATATCGTTATTACGCTTAATTAAGGCTTACAATCTTTCTGGAGACGACATTCTTGAACTGGGGAAATTTATGACATCTTCAAATGCCAAAGCAATCGTGATTGCTGCTGGATTAGGTAGTCGCCTTAAAGGTTACACAGAGGAGCTGCCGAAATGCATGCTTAAATTTGGTGAAAAGACATTGCTTGAGAGGCAGGTGGATACTTACCGAGAGTGTGGAATAAAGAATATTTCGGTGATACGCGGCTACAAAAAGGAGAAAATTAATTATCCGGATTTACGTTACTATGAGAATTCTGATTTTGAAAATAATAATATTTTAAATTCGCTTTTTTATGCTGAGGAAGAACTGTGCGGGAATGTAGTGGTAGCGTATTCAGATATCATGTTTGACGCCGCAGTCGTGCGACGATTGCTTGAAGCACAAGCTGATATTTCAATTGTGGTCGATATAGATTGGCAGGGTTATTACGTCGGTCGCAATGATCATCCGATCGAGGAAGCAGAAAATGTCATTTTTAATGCCAATAATGAGGTGGTTAAGATTGGTAAAATCTTAACCGAAAAAGACGATGTTCATGGCGAATTCATTGGCATGTTGAAACTATCACCACGTGGTGCTGAGATTCTAAAACGCCACTTTCACCGAGCCAAAAAAATGTTTTGGGACAAGCCGTATCAACGGGCAAAAGTATTTCAAAAAGCCTACATAACAGACATTATTCAGGATATGGTCGATCTTGGTGTGCCAGTTCACTGCGTTATTATAGAGCGCGGTTGGCGAGAGATTGATACGGTTGAGGATTACGAAAAAGCTCTAAAAGAATTTGAGGCCTAG
- the phnC gene encoding phosphonate ABC transporter ATP-binding protein, whose product MVLEIAGLQKTFGNGTLALRGVNLSVQAGDFVVVLGPSGSGKTTLLRSINGLVTADTGTIKFRNQPLTAVNLPKLRQHIGMVFQDFNLVENLSVINNVLTGLLGTSNKFLSMLYLFSREQKLKALDCLERVGLLDKAYFRVDQLSGGQKQRVGIARSIIKKPVLLLADEPVASLDPMISTSIMMLLRDIARENSITVICNLHQVELALTYSDRIIGLSGGRVVLDKATADIDQAYIRNIYRGHDRGLFFEHASDKK is encoded by the coding sequence ATGGTACTTGAGATTGCTGGATTGCAAAAGACCTTTGGAAACGGCACCCTTGCCTTACGTGGTGTGAACTTGTCGGTGCAGGCGGGTGATTTTGTTGTCGTCCTTGGTCCTAGCGGTTCAGGAAAGACAACATTATTGCGAAGCATTAATGGTCTTGTAACAGCTGACACCGGAACCATAAAATTCCGTAATCAACCCCTCACAGCAGTAAATCTACCAAAATTGCGACAGCACATTGGAATGGTTTTTCAGGACTTCAACCTAGTTGAAAACCTTTCAGTTATTAACAATGTGTTGACTGGGTTGCTGGGTACAAGCAACAAATTTTTGTCGATGCTATATCTTTTTAGTCGTGAACAGAAGCTTAAGGCGCTTGATTGCCTTGAGCGAGTGGGATTGCTGGATAAGGCTTATTTTAGGGTCGACCAACTTTCTGGAGGTCAAAAACAAAGGGTAGGTATAGCTAGATCCATTATTAAAAAACCGGTTCTTTTATTAGCAGATGAACCAGTTGCGAGCCTCGATCCCATGATTTCAACGTCAATCATGATGCTGCTTCGTGATATTGCTAGGGAAAACTCTATAACGGTGATTTGTAATCTTCACCAAGTCGAGTTGGCGCTTACATACTCTGACCGCATTATTGGTTTATCTGGTGGTCGTGTTGTTCTAGACAAAGCAACTGCCGATATCGATCAGGCTTATATAAGAAATATATATCGCGGGCATGATCGTGGCCTTTTTTTCGAACATGCTAGCGATAAAAAATAG
- a CDS encoding creatininase family protein: MINGIRRWSSITTEDFVDMAGSIALLPVSAVEQHGPHLPLGVDALINEAIVTKVMTFAPEGLSVMVLPQQVIGYSEEHQSFPGTLSFSIETLLSTWREIGESVAKAGLRKLVIFNSHGGQNELMTLAARQLRISTDLFVAAASWTHLIDLEDLVTPHERRFGIHGGAIETALMLHIAPEEVKMERIDNFISKGQAVADVSTHLQPTGRNTYAWMTEDLNKTGAVGDASQATSSMGKEILDRAVKGLIEFLYDVNRITPHSS, translated from the coding sequence ATGATTAATGGCATAAGGCGCTGGTCTAGTATCACCACCGAGGATTTCGTTGACATGGCTGGCAGTATCGCATTGCTCCCCGTGTCGGCAGTGGAACAGCATGGGCCACATCTTCCACTCGGGGTGGATGCACTTATTAATGAAGCAATCGTCACCAAGGTGATGACCTTTGCTCCTGAGGGCCTTTCGGTTATGGTACTGCCGCAGCAAGTTATTGGGTACAGTGAGGAACATCAGTCTTTTCCAGGAACTTTGAGTTTCAGTATAGAAACATTGCTTTCAACTTGGCGCGAAATAGGAGAAAGCGTTGCCAAAGCGGGTTTGCGGAAACTCGTTATTTTTAATAGTCATGGTGGGCAGAATGAACTAATGACGCTAGCGGCGAGACAGTTGCGTATTTCCACTGATCTTTTTGTTGCGGCAGCAAGTTGGACCCACCTTATCGATTTGGAGGATTTGGTTACACCACATGAGCGGCGCTTTGGCATTCATGGCGGAGCCATTGAAACAGCATTAATGCTTCACATTGCGCCAGAAGAGGTCAAAATGGAGCGAATAGATAACTTTATATCAAAAGGCCAAGCAGTAGCCGACGTATCTACACATTTGCAGCCTACCGGCAGGAATACCTATGCCTGGATGACTGAGGATTTGAACAAAACGGGTGCTGTGGGTGATGCAAGCCAAGCCACGTCATCAATGGGAAAGGAGATCCTCGATCGAGCTGTGAAAGGACTCATAGAATTTCTTTATGATGTAAATCGAATAACGCCTCATTCGTCATAA
- the phnD gene encoding phosphate/phosphite/phosphonate ABC transporter substrate-binding protein, which produces MQVHLRTTFLTTITAFSFFIMSHHVAAEDVKINMVFVPASEKGDDNDYVKLIKIIEKLAQVEIKPIRVTDYNAAVESMRAGRAQIAWYGGKTYIQAAKIAYAEAFAAGVRKGDTTAGYYTYFVVRADSSIKTLNDTKGKTLALNSIGSTSGDLIPQVELRKVGLSTKNKKHFKRVVYAGSHDACLLAVINRHADVCGMSSRNFDARIADGTVKRQQIRIVHKSDLVPPPPLAYSKKLPLKLRQKIKKATLEAHKYGRIGGYGGEMSHYIEVKDTDYDPLREIDRVLSETKK; this is translated from the coding sequence ATGCAAGTACATCTAAGAACAACCTTTCTCACTACAATTACTGCTTTTTCATTCTTCATAATGTCCCATCATGTGGCGGCGGAAGACGTCAAAATTAACATGGTTTTTGTGCCTGCCAGTGAAAAGGGGGATGACAACGACTATGTCAAGCTTATCAAAATTATTGAAAAACTGGCGCAAGTGGAAATCAAACCAATTAGAGTTACTGACTACAATGCTGCCGTGGAATCAATGCGTGCTGGTCGTGCGCAGATTGCCTGGTATGGTGGCAAAACCTACATTCAAGCAGCAAAGATCGCTTACGCTGAAGCGTTTGCTGCGGGAGTGCGCAAGGGCGATACCACAGCGGGGTATTACACATATTTTGTAGTCAGGGCAGATAGCTCAATCAAGACCCTAAATGATACGAAAGGTAAAACACTAGCATTGAATTCCATAGGTTCAACCAGCGGTGATTTGATACCGCAAGTTGAATTACGAAAGGTAGGACTTTCGACGAAAAATAAAAAACATTTCAAAAGGGTGGTTTATGCAGGCAGCCACGATGCCTGTTTGTTAGCTGTTATAAACAGGCATGCTGACGTGTGTGGGATGAGCTCAAGGAACTTTGACGCCCGCATTGCCGATGGCACGGTAAAACGTCAGCAAATAAGAATTGTGCATAAATCCGATTTGGTACCACCCCCACCATTAGCATATTCAAAAAAACTACCGCTAAAACTGCGCCAGAAGATTAAAAAAGCGACTTTAGAGGCACACAAATACGGTCGCATTGGTGGATATGGTGGTGAGATGTCACATTATATCGAAGTAAAGGACACAGATTATGATCCCCTGCGTGAAATTGACAGGGTATTATCCGAGACCAAAAAATAA
- a CDS encoding adenine phosphoribosyltransferase, which yields MNLKEHIRGIPNFPKPGIFFYDISTLLAHPEAWSACIEKLAHIIAPQKPDLLVGIESRGFLTAAPLALELGVGFAMIRKKGKLPGNTISHEYDLEYGTDIIEIQADAVKTGQKIIILDDLLATGGTASATAHLLRQAGANILAAVFIIELNFLAGRKKMDFPVHSIVAYDE from the coding sequence ATGAACCTTAAAGAACATATCCGTGGCATACCTAATTTTCCGAAACCAGGGATATTTTTTTACGATATCTCCACCCTCCTTGCGCACCCAGAGGCTTGGAGTGCGTGTATTGAAAAATTAGCCCATATCATTGCGCCACAGAAACCCGATCTATTGGTTGGCATTGAGTCACGTGGATTTTTAACCGCTGCACCCTTGGCGTTAGAACTTGGCGTTGGCTTTGCCATGATACGTAAAAAGGGCAAGTTGCCTGGAAATACAATCTCACATGAATATGATCTAGAATACGGGACTGATATAATAGAAATTCAGGCTGACGCTGTAAAAACAGGACAAAAAATCATCATTTTAGATGATCTGTTGGCGACAGGCGGAACAGCATCAGCAACGGCACATCTTCTGCGGCAAGCAGGGGCAAATATTTTGGCAGCTGTTTTCATTATCGAGCTCAATTTTCTTGCAGGAAGAAAAAAAATGGACTTCCCAGTCCACTCGATTGTCGCTTATGACGAATGA
- a CDS encoding ABC-type transport auxiliary lipoprotein family protein has translation MIVKYSKINRYFCGLVLMVTFMCAGCSIPLPGQGAPPRLYVLTPKSTFPDDVPTVNWQLLVDTPISPAGLSTARIAMNDSPIELRYFERANWTDFAPKMVQTLMIESFENSGKIIGVGREQIGLRSDFLLKTDLREFQAEYSDALPQGIKIMDQGVSPPVARVRINVKLVRMPRREIVATKTFERRVRANDNTMKEIIGSFDQALGKALKAIVSWTLRTGQNVKQRQGNRTKKSSARSDAFS, from the coding sequence ATGATAGTAAAATATTCCAAGATAAACAGATATTTTTGCGGTTTAGTCTTAATGGTAACGTTTATGTGCGCAGGATGCTCGATACCATTGCCAGGGCAGGGTGCGCCACCACGCCTTTATGTCTTGACTCCGAAGAGTACCTTCCCTGATGATGTACCAACGGTAAACTGGCAATTATTGGTCGATACGCCGATATCACCGGCGGGTCTGAGCACTGCTAGAATTGCAATGAACGATAGCCCAATTGAACTTCGTTATTTCGAACGGGCAAACTGGACCGATTTTGCACCAAAGATGGTTCAAACACTAATGATCGAATCATTTGAAAATTCCGGAAAAATTATTGGTGTCGGCCGCGAACAAATAGGCTTGAGATCAGATTTCTTACTTAAGACAGATTTGCGTGAATTTCAGGCAGAATATTCTGATGCATTGCCACAAGGTATAAAAATAATGGACCAAGGCGTTTCACCGCCGGTAGCGCGCGTCCGTATAAACGTAAAACTTGTTAGAATGCCTAGACGTGAGATAGTTGCTACTAAGACATTTGAGCGACGCGTTCGTGCAAACGATAATACGATGAAAGAAATAATAGGTTCTTTTGATCAGGCGTTGGGTAAGGCCCTGAAAGCAATCGTCTCTTGGACACTTAGGACGGGGCAAAACGTAAAGCAGAGGCAAGGTAACCGTACTAAGAAAAGCAGTGCACGATCCGATGCATTTTCTTAG
- a CDS encoding enolase C-terminal domain-like protein: protein MRNAVIDFSKMTTSIVALVTDQVRNGEKVIGYGFGSNGRYAQGGILRERLIPRILETPPKDLLDDREILDPLKIHSTMLANEKPGGHGDRAVAAAVIDMAVWDAVAKIEEKPLWRLLSEKFNNGKFDEEVLVYPGGGYYYDGREIDGLCEEMQRYLDLGYRIVKMKIGGASLSKDMARIEAVLKILGDKGENLAVDANGKFGLAEALEYAKEMEPLGLAWYEEPGDPLDYELHRALISQYDGPIAIGENSLSHQDVVNFALYGGLRPNSDWIQMDPALGYGLTEYLHTINILKPLGWTKKHHVPHGGHQLGLSVAAGLQLGGTESYPLVFKPFGGFADNALIEHGLTKVPEVPGIGIELKSELFSLFRRLTQGG from the coding sequence ATGCGGAATGCCGTTATCGATTTTTCAAAAATGACCACTAGCATTGTAGCTTTGGTGACGGATCAGGTCCGAAATGGAGAAAAAGTTATTGGCTATGGCTTCGGCTCCAATGGACGGTATGCTCAAGGAGGTATCCTTCGCGAACGTCTCATCCCTCGCATACTAGAAACGCCACCAAAAGACTTATTGGATGATCGAGAAATTCTCGATCCCCTGAAAATACATTCAACAATGCTGGCAAATGAAAAGCCCGGCGGTCATGGAGATCGTGCAGTTGCAGCAGCAGTAATTGACATGGCCGTTTGGGACGCCGTTGCGAAAATTGAAGAAAAACCGCTTTGGAGGCTGCTTTCCGAAAAGTTTAATAACGGAAAATTTGACGAGGAAGTCTTGGTTTATCCTGGTGGTGGATATTATTATGACGGTCGCGAAATTGATGGCCTCTGTGAGGAAATGCAACGCTATCTGGACTTGGGATACCGAATAGTGAAGATGAAAATCGGAGGTGCCAGCCTTTCAAAAGACATGGCACGTATCGAGGCCGTTCTCAAAATATTAGGGGATAAAGGGGAAAATTTAGCAGTAGACGCTAACGGTAAATTTGGACTTGCTGAAGCGCTTGAATATGCAAAAGAAATGGAGCCACTAGGCCTTGCATGGTATGAAGAGCCTGGGGATCCTTTAGATTACGAACTGCATAGAGCGCTAATATCCCAATATGATGGTCCTATCGCGATTGGGGAGAACTCTCTTTCTCATCAAGACGTGGTCAATTTTGCTCTATACGGCGGCTTGCGTCCAAATTCTGACTGGATTCAGATGGACCCAGCACTAGGGTATGGCCTCACTGAATACCTTCATACGATCAATATATTAAAACCACTAGGCTGGACAAAAAAACACCATGTGCCGCACGGAGGACATCAACTAGGCCTCAGTGTAGCGGCCGGCCTGCAATTAGGGGGCACAGAATCTTATCCACTCGTATTCAAACCCTTCGGAGGATTCGCTGATAACGCATTAATTGAACATGGCTTGACCAAAGTACCTGAAGTGCCTGGAATAGGTATCGAGTTAAAGTCAGAATTATTCAGTCTATTTCGTCGCCTAACACAAGGGGGGTAA
- the phnE gene encoding phosphonate ABC transporter, permease protein PhnE gives MNKCVQDSGTTLTLAIAPASDHPGGLDLGTLVDYLSKETGVSILLKRCSDYAEAIEMLCNGSAQIGWLGPYALREAAGRDGTVEAFAVGIPKGKNSPNYHSLFIVKSTSKMHMLADVRNSIIGVGDEFSTSGREVPRRELAEIGIDLGNESAFAKVVTMDNHDTAIRAVMDGEVDVAAVSSINLEAMVVDGSVSPSEFRIIHQSTNIPGAPLVYTSKLPSHLKQRLKELVLDAHNHFQVGGYGGLIDRYVDPVESHRNHLKKRLRPQWGWRTIVGIFAFISVYALVFIDLEVDLAQLISQSIMYISDVLGRMLPPDFSNFRELMSAMVETVEIAMLGTLLAIILSIPIGLLSARNIAPNYFLYFVARTVTVFFRAIPEFIMAMILVIAIGFGAMPGVIALGFHTMGFLAKFYAEAIEHIDENPIQALDSMGASKGQVLAFAVAPQVMPAFIGHNLYILDRNIRMATMLGIVGAGGIGYELQSAFRMFEYDRVSAIIIVIFATIFLIDMISSHVRAKIMQV, from the coding sequence GTGAATAAATGCGTTCAAGACTCAGGCACAACATTGACTTTGGCAATTGCTCCTGCCAGTGACCATCCCGGTGGTCTCGATCTTGGAACGTTGGTTGATTATTTGTCTAAAGAAACTGGGGTTTCCATCCTTTTAAAACGGTGTAGTGATTATGCGGAAGCGATCGAAATGCTTTGCAATGGATCCGCACAGATAGGCTGGCTAGGTCCCTATGCATTAAGGGAAGCTGCGGGTCGTGATGGTACGGTAGAGGCATTTGCCGTGGGCATACCCAAGGGTAAAAATAGCCCGAATTATCATTCACTCTTTATTGTAAAATCGACCAGTAAAATGCACATGCTCGCTGATGTAAGAAATTCCATTATTGGAGTCGGAGATGAATTTTCCACAAGTGGTCGAGAGGTGCCCCGTCGCGAACTTGCTGAAATTGGTATCGATCTTGGTAATGAGAGCGCCTTTGCCAAGGTCGTCACAATGGACAATCACGATACCGCAATCCGAGCCGTTATGGACGGAGAGGTCGATGTTGCGGCAGTGAGTTCTATTAATCTTGAGGCGATGGTAGTTGATGGTTCAGTAAGTCCCAGTGAGTTTCGAATAATCCACCAGTCTACAAATATACCTGGTGCTCCACTGGTTTATACCAGCAAGCTGCCTTCCCATTTGAAACAAAGACTCAAAGAATTAGTCCTTGATGCTCATAACCATTTTCAAGTAGGTGGGTACGGAGGGCTTATCGACCGTTACGTTGATCCCGTTGAAAGTCATCGAAATCACCTCAAAAAACGCTTACGACCTCAGTGGGGGTGGCGCACAATTGTGGGGATTTTTGCATTCATATCAGTCTATGCTCTGGTTTTTATAGATTTGGAGGTCGATCTTGCTCAGTTAATTAGTCAATCAATTATGTATATTTCTGACGTCTTAGGCAGAATGTTACCGCCTGATTTCTCAAACTTTAGAGAGCTCATGAGCGCAATGGTTGAAACTGTCGAGATAGCAATGCTCGGGACGCTACTGGCCATAATACTCTCTATTCCCATAGGCTTATTGTCTGCCCGCAATATTGCACCGAACTATTTCCTATACTTCGTTGCGCGCACTGTAACGGTTTTTTTTCGTGCCATACCTGAATTTATTATGGCAATGATACTGGTTATTGCAATTGGTTTCGGTGCAATGCCAGGAGTAATAGCCCTCGGTTTCCATACAATGGGGTTTCTAGCCAAATTTTACGCTGAGGCTATCGAACATATAGATGAAAATCCTATACAAGCACTTGACTCAATGGGAGCATCGAAGGGCCAAGTCCTTGCTTTTGCTGTCGCTCCCCAAGTTATGCCGGCGTTCATTGGTCATAATCTCTATATCCTTGATCGTAATATCCGTATGGCAACGATGCTTGGGATAGTTGGTGCGGGGGGTATTGGATATGAATTACAGTCTGCGTTTCGCATGTTTGAATACGATCGTGTCTCCGCAATAATAATTGTAATTTTCGCGACAATATTCTTAATAGATATGATTTCGTCTCACGTCCGCGCAAAAATTATGCAGGTTTAA
- a CDS encoding MlaE family lipid ABC transporter permease subunit — translation MSKSAAWLDYQVQAGTPVLRAGGEWNVRQLADLADQLEKFEFGKYTYPVIDLSEITELDTSGAWFLKNIVDKSHRAGVETKMVGISAKHEPLITLVQQAASSSVKKEIPQRRMWLVNVENIGQAAFEVARQCKALINFFGITVIALGRSLRHPRRIRINSLVHQVEKTALDAVPIVCLLSFLIGVVLAFQGADQLRRFGAEIFTVNLLTLSVLREIGVLMTAIMLAGRSGSAFTAQIGTMQVNEEVDALRTLGLDPVEVLVIPRILALLISLPILTFLSDVMGILGGALMAVAVLDLTLSQFLRQLEEAITLTHFLVGMVKAPFFAYIIGIVGCYEGLRVSGSAESVGRMTTKSVVESIFLVIIADALFSILFSVLKI, via the coding sequence GTGTCCAAATCCGCAGCATGGCTTGATTATCAAGTTCAAGCTGGTACGCCGGTGTTGCGTGCTGGTGGCGAGTGGAATGTGCGTCAATTAGCAGATTTGGCTGATCAGCTGGAAAAATTTGAATTTGGTAAATATACCTATCCGGTGATTGATCTGTCAGAGATCACAGAGCTTGATACCTCTGGCGCTTGGTTCCTAAAAAATATTGTAGATAAGTCCCATCGCGCTGGCGTTGAAACCAAAATGGTTGGCATTAGCGCAAAGCACGAACCATTAATAACGCTAGTGCAACAGGCGGCGAGTAGCTCAGTAAAAAAAGAAATACCGCAGCGACGAATGTGGCTCGTTAATGTCGAGAACATAGGGCAGGCGGCTTTTGAGGTAGCGAGGCAATGCAAAGCCTTAATAAACTTCTTTGGCATTACTGTTATTGCTTTGGGGCGTAGTTTGAGGCATCCGCGCCGCATTAGGATAAATTCGCTTGTTCATCAAGTTGAGAAGACAGCATTGGATGCTGTGCCCATCGTCTGTCTTTTGTCCTTTCTCATAGGTGTAGTGCTTGCTTTTCAGGGGGCGGATCAATTGCGTCGCTTTGGTGCAGAAATTTTTACTGTTAATTTATTAACGCTCTCGGTTTTGCGCGAGATTGGGGTTCTCATGACCGCAATTATGCTAGCTGGCAGATCCGGTTCAGCATTTACGGCTCAGATTGGAACAATGCAGGTCAACGAAGAAGTCGATGCCCTGCGTACATTAGGATTGGATCCAGTCGAAGTGCTCGTAATACCACGTATACTTGCACTTTTAATATCACTGCCGATATTGACTTTTCTATCTGATGTCATGGGTATTCTTGGCGGTGCATTAATGGCCGTTGCAGTGCTTGACCTGACACTCAGTCAATTTTTAAGACAATTAGAAGAGGCTATCACGCTCACGCACTTTCTAGTTGGAATGGTAAAAGCACCTTTTTTTGCCTACATCATTGGGATTGTAGGGTGCTATGAAGGCTTAAGGGTCTCAGGGAGCGCAGAGAGTGTCGGTAGGATGACGACAAAATCAGTTGTCGAATCCATTTTTCTCGTCATCATAGCCGACGCGCTGTTTTCTATTTTATTTTCAGTGCTTAAAATATAG